A section of the Pedobacter sp. HDW13 genome encodes:
- a CDS encoding fasciclin domain-containing protein — MKIENINKAFLLVMASVLFMLAGCKKYYFDTGVHDPKFSGSSLQYMKSKKPFFDSTLTVINLAGLNDVLDKENVTFFAPPSGSVFKSIKRLNEYLRINGKDTVSQLSQIKPEVWRNTLSQYIFKGSNLLKDYPQRDTLSYIAFPGQNYTAYNGRIMNVGAIFSDAGGVKYAGYRQLFLAYIPDLSNPQVALQNNPVATSDIQTTNGVLHVLTKIKHNLGFNTDTFIDQVVAAGILPPTP, encoded by the coding sequence ATGAAAATAGAAAACATAAATAAAGCATTTTTATTGGTAATGGCCAGCGTGCTCTTCATGCTTGCGGGTTGCAAAAAATACTATTTTGATACAGGCGTGCACGATCCAAAGTTTAGTGGAAGCAGTTTGCAGTACATGAAATCAAAGAAACCTTTCTTTGACAGTACTTTAACAGTAATTAATCTGGCTGGGTTGAATGATGTGCTGGATAAAGAAAATGTAACCTTTTTTGCGCCACCAAGCGGTTCGGTTTTTAAAAGTATTAAAAGATTGAACGAGTATTTGAGAATAAATGGGAAAGATACCGTATCGCAACTTAGTCAGATAAAGCCCGAAGTATGGAGAAACACCCTTTCACAATATATTTTTAAGGGTTCCAACTTGTTAAAAGATTATCCACAAAGAGATACGCTTTCATACATTGCTTTTCCAGGTCAGAATTATACTGCCTATAATGGACGTATCATGAATGTTGGTGCAATTTTTAGCGATGCAGGTGGGGTGAAATACGCAGGTTACCGTCAGTTATTTTTGGCCTATATTCCGGATTTATCAAATCCACAGGTAGCACTACAAAATAATCCGGTGGCTACATCCGATATCCAGACTACAAATGGCGTGTTGCATGTATTAACCAAAATTAAACATAACCTCGGTTTTAATACCGATACTTTCATCGATCAGGTAGTTGCAGCGGGCATTTTACCGCCTACACCATAG
- a CDS encoding DUF5008 domain-containing protein, protein MLTNIKYRTGLLVAMVICLVSLMVSCEKGKGLADDPYAGGKQVLGITFISKTTDPDIVNAGSTLNLQVNGLMKYKDNFKLYVNEIEAEVLNYTDSTIQFKVPLTASTGSVWITSQGQSFFGPIVKVGGKVAVDPTFKIVNGASSVSAFGINTVYDAEKLPSGRFWLTGGFTTFEQKGSLLTPNGGIVQVDADGAYITSDINFGKGVAGGFGIITSINRISSGSQNGKFIIAGSFSSYNSYRANRQTLSNIARLNANGTLDTVKTADKDAQGNSLVPIVNPKPGETWKNGDTVAAFNAGVDGFVRKTFIYGEQIYIVGNFQNFRRMYYPNSSYDEKVYDITKMKQMVRVNADGTMDSTFHYNKNTRQSAAAGNGGIIDAMMQTDGKLILVGSFTSFNGVTANRIVRLNLDGSVDQTFSAGTGANDDIYSIRYNATTDKIVISGNFSSFNGKASSGVALLNSNGSVVSTFNGSAITGGIATFAAQLNNGKIIVAGSFKKYADYLRQGFMILEANGQLAVGYNNTGGFQGRIYDMIETPVTNGSQVILVGDIFRFNSMLPHNVLRLVISN, encoded by the coding sequence ATGTTAACAAACATAAAATATAGAACAGGCTTATTGGTGGCAATGGTAATTTGCCTTGTTAGCCTCATGGTTTCTTGCGAAAAAGGAAAGGGACTGGCCGATGATCCTTACGCTGGTGGGAAACAGGTATTGGGTATAACTTTTATCTCAAAAACTACCGACCCTGATATTGTAAACGCTGGCTCAACCCTAAATCTTCAGGTAAATGGATTAATGAAGTATAAAGATAACTTTAAGCTTTATGTTAATGAGATCGAAGCCGAAGTATTGAATTATACCGACAGTACAATTCAGTTTAAGGTACCTTTAACGGCCAGTACCGGTAGCGTTTGGATTACTTCGCAGGGTCAAAGTTTTTTCGGACCAATTGTTAAAGTTGGTGGAAAAGTAGCAGTAGATCCTACCTTTAAAATTGTAAATGGTGCCAGTTCAGTTTCTGCATTCGGTATAAATACAGTTTACGATGCCGAAAAACTACCTTCGGGCAGGTTTTGGCTTACCGGCGGATTTACTACTTTTGAGCAGAAAGGGTCATTATTAACTCCTAATGGAGGTATAGTTCAGGTAGATGCAGACGGGGCTTATATTACCAGCGATATTAACTTTGGAAAAGGAGTTGCCGGGGGCTTTGGAATTATAACCTCAATTAACAGAATATCAAGTGGTTCTCAAAATGGCAAATTTATAATTGCTGGCAGTTTCTCTTCGTATAACTCTTACCGTGCTAACCGCCAAACACTTAGCAATATTGCCAGGTTAAATGCAAATGGTACTTTAGATACCGTCAAAACAGCAGATAAAGATGCTCAGGGTAATTCATTGGTGCCTATTGTTAATCCTAAACCCGGCGAAACCTGGAAAAATGGTGATACTGTAGCGGCCTTTAATGCTGGTGTAGATGGTTTTGTAAGAAAAACATTTATTTATGGCGAGCAGATTTATATCGTGGGTAATTTTCAGAATTTCAGAAGAATGTATTATCCAAATTCCAGTTACGATGAGAAGGTATATGATATAACCAAAATGAAACAAATGGTTCGGGTTAATGCAGATGGAACTATGGATTCTACCTTCCATTATAATAAGAATACCCGCCAAAGTGCTGCGGCTGGAAACGGTGGGATTATCGATGCCATGATGCAGACAGATGGAAAACTTATTTTGGTAGGGTCGTTTACGTCGTTTAACGGTGTAACAGCTAACCGGATTGTGCGATTAAATTTAGATGGTTCTGTAGATCAGACTTTTAGTGCAGGTACCGGAGCTAATGACGATATTTATTCGATCAGGTACAATGCTACAACCGATAAAATTGTAATTAGCGGCAACTTTAGCTCCTTTAATGGAAAAGCATCCTCTGGTGTTGCTTTATTAAATTCAAATGGGTCTGTAGTAAGCACTTTTAACGGCTCGGCTATTACAGGAGGTATTGCTACTTTCGCTGCTCAGCTTAACAATGGTAAAATAATAGTTGCTGGTTCATTCAAGAAATATGCCGATTATTTACGTCAGGGCTTTATGATATTGGAAGCCAACGGACAGTTAGCTGTTGGCTACAACAATACAGGTGGTTTTCAGGGTAGGATTTACGATATGATTGAAACTCCGGTAACCAATGGTTCGCAGGTTATTTTAGTTGGTGATATTTTTAGATTTAACTCTATGCTGCCACATAACGTACTTAGGCTAGTCATTTCTAATTAA
- a CDS encoding SusC/RagA family TonB-linked outer membrane protein: MKYFYTIVILLIFGFQNLAIAQQRIVVTGTVIDGSSKSKETIPGVSVTSGGSSLGITDNNGKFRVTVANNGSLTFSYVGYEPITVKVNNRTNISVTMGVDNKTLKEVTVTAGYQTKTKTLMTGSAVTISGKDIQGQPASDVMSLLQGKVAGLNIQNNTGSPGFRGSVTIRGISNINVSGSGSSSFLTPTSPLFVIDGVPVDDNTDYSYGFQQAGPGVSPASQIPPEDVEDITVLKDAAATALYGSRGAYGVILITTKRGNSKVPVVRYNGSAFMSTVPQLRSVIGGKGERLLRIDQILRYDTTYNHAIDLINSTPFLSDSLNAYYNNSTDWQSYFYRPTFNQNHNLNISGGDTKFNYKVALGIYDEKGIQQNTGYSRYNLNMNMIYSPSRKFRLEGQLNNSIQNQQTGSGNGLQNAGIAKGGSSSSLLPAPSLYSSVDAVLGALTTDNDNKVLNTTATLNGEYEIVPNLKLGSYLSYTGKSSTKDNFSPAALNSNQAEYYTYNDRATTLYNRNQLSYVYSLKEAGEDAHNFSVFAFSELRASFFKSDAILNDRVVNDQLRGPLTNMTDYLTSKGGTIGYTDLRSIAFAGAFSYNYKQKYVIDLNYRVDGLSTNGPNAGYKKNPAIAVKWNFDREAFLSNLKFLDYGDIRLSYGSNITPNGNIYQAYGKYYGGGRYNNSNTVVSDLEFLPNLTLEPTKATTYNAGFDVGILNGKFSLSMDAYYKQTDNSFREKKLSVANSFDKIGSTEISNVNYGWEFQATSRPLNATSPFKLALSANLAINREILAALPDGLREQIYYDAALGQDTYYRLGINSLSNYLYNTKGVYSTNAQVPVDPLTGLPYRVGANGKLNYFKAGDPIFTDLDGNYVLNEYDRVIAGNSQPQITGGFTSLFQYKNWSLEVNTSFTLKRDILNNSLAAQFARFNTPLGNDKGEIFGLVPLSEYSYWAAPGDMAMYGNPLDFVRAKLLDPYRSNQTLFQEDGSYFKLNSVKVYYMFNQKFTQKYGMNRVSVNLTASNLGFITRYSGPNPENVTSLGRDDSGGYPISKQFALGLNIEF, translated from the coding sequence ATGAAGTATTTTTACACCATAGTTATTTTATTGATTTTTGGTTTCCAGAATTTAGCTATTGCCCAGCAACGCATTGTTGTAACCGGGACAGTTATTGATGGTTCATCAAAATCAAAAGAAACCATACCCGGAGTTAGTGTTACCAGCGGAGGTAGTTCGTTAGGTATTACCGATAATAACGGTAAATTTAGGGTAACGGTAGCTAACAACGGTTCTTTAACCTTTAGTTATGTAGGTTACGAACCTATCACAGTTAAAGTAAACAACCGTACTAATATTTCGGTTACCATGGGGGTTGATAATAAAACCTTAAAAGAGGTAACAGTTACAGCTGGTTATCAAACCAAAACAAAAACATTGATGACCGGTTCTGCTGTAACCATTTCCGGAAAAGATATCCAGGGACAACCAGCCAGTGATGTAATGTCGCTATTACAAGGTAAGGTGGCAGGTTTAAATATTCAGAACAATACAGGTTCTCCTGGTTTCAGAGGTAGCGTAACCATACGTGGTATATCTAATATCAATGTTTCGGGTTCTGGAAGTTCTTCTTTCTTAACACCTACGTCGCCATTATTTGTAATTGATGGTGTACCGGTAGATGATAATACCGATTACTCATATGGTTTTCAACAAGCAGGCCCTGGTGTTTCGCCAGCTTCTCAAATTCCACCAGAGGATGTTGAAGATATTACAGTATTAAAAGATGCTGCCGCTACAGCCCTGTATGGCTCGAGGGGTGCATACGGTGTAATTTTAATTACCACCAAGCGCGGTAATTCAAAAGTGCCAGTAGTGCGTTACAATGGTTCAGCCTTTATGTCAACAGTTCCGCAATTGCGTTCAGTAATTGGTGGTAAAGGTGAGCGTTTGTTAAGAATTGATCAGATTTTACGTTACGATACAACTTATAATCATGCCATCGATTTAATAAACTCTACACCATTCTTATCTGATAGTTTAAATGCCTATTACAATAACTCAACTGATTGGCAGTCTTATTTTTATCGCCCAACTTTTAACCAAAACCACAATTTAAATATTTCTGGAGGCGATACCAAGTTTAACTATAAAGTAGCCTTAGGAATTTACGATGAAAAAGGTATTCAACAGAACACAGGTTATTCTCGTTATAACCTGAACATGAATATGATTTATTCACCTAGTCGAAAGTTTAGACTCGAAGGGCAGTTAAATAACTCCATACAAAATCAGCAAACGGGAAGTGGGAACGGGCTCCAGAACGCTGGGATTGCGAAAGGAGGAAGCTCGTCTTCCTTACTGCCAGCCCCCTCGCTCTACTCATCTGTTGATGCTGTATTGGGGGCATTAACTACCGATAACGATAATAAGGTATTAAACACTACTGCAACCCTAAATGGAGAGTACGAAATTGTACCAAATTTAAAATTGGGTTCTTATTTAAGTTATACCGGAAAATCGAGTACAAAAGATAATTTTTCACCGGCGGCATTAAATTCAAACCAGGCAGAGTACTATACCTATAATGATAGGGCTACTACTTTATACAACCGTAATCAACTTTCGTATGTATATTCATTAAAAGAGGCTGGCGAAGATGCACACAACTTTTCAGTTTTTGCTTTCTCTGAGCTAAGGGCTTCTTTCTTTAAATCGGATGCAATATTGAACGATCGCGTAGTAAACGATCAGTTAAGAGGGCCGTTAACCAATATGACCGATTACCTGACTTCAAAAGGGGGAACAATTGGTTATACCGATTTAAGAAGTATTGCTTTTGCCGGTGCTTTCTCTTATAACTATAAGCAGAAATATGTAATCGACCTGAACTATCGTGTGGATGGACTATCTACCAACGGACCAAACGCCGGTTACAAGAAAAACCCAGCAATAGCGGTAAAATGGAACTTTGATAGAGAAGCATTTTTAAGCAATTTGAAATTTTTGGATTATGGTGATATCCGTTTAAGTTATGGTTCAAATATTACTCCAAATGGTAATATTTATCAGGCTTATGGTAAGTATTATGGCGGTGGCCGTTACAACAACAGCAATACTGTAGTTTCAGATTTAGAGTTTCTGCCAAACTTAACTTTAGAGCCAACAAAAGCCACAACTTATAACGCAGGTTTTGATGTTGGTATCTTAAATGGAAAATTCAGTTTATCAATGGATGCTTATTATAAACAAACAGACAACAGTTTCAGAGAGAAAAAGCTATCTGTTGCTAATTCATTTGATAAAATTGGTTCTACAGAAATTAGTAACGTTAACTATGGTTGGGAGTTTCAGGCAACAAGCCGCCCGTTAAACGCTACCAGTCCGTTCAAATTAGCTTTAAGTGCGAATTTGGCAATTAACAGAGAGATTTTGGCCGCATTGCCTGATGGATTAAGAGAACAAATTTATTACGATGCAGCTTTAGGTCAGGATACGTATTATCGTTTAGGTATCAATTCACTATCTAATTACCTGTATAATACGAAAGGTGTTTACAGCACCAATGCTCAGGTTCCGGTTGATCCGCTTACTGGTTTACCATACCGTGTAGGTGCCAATGGTAAATTAAATTATTTCAAAGCCGGAGACCCTATTTTTACTGATTTAGATGGTAACTATGTATTAAACGAATATGATAGGGTAATAGCAGGTAACTCGCAACCGCAAATTACAGGTGGTTTTACCTCGTTGTTTCAGTATAAGAACTGGAGTTTGGAGGTTAATACATCTTTTACACTTAAGCGCGATATCTTAAATAACAGTTTGGCAGCTCAGTTTGCCCGTTTCAACACTCCGCTGGGTAATGACAAAGGTGAAATATTCGGATTGGTTCCACTTTCTGAATATAGCTATTGGGCAGCGCCGGGCGATATGGCCATGTATGGTAACCCATTAGATTTTGTTAGGGCAAAACTATTAGATCCATATAGATCTAATCAAACCCTGTTTCAGGAAGATGGATCGTATTTTAAATTAAACTCAGTAAAAGTGTACTACATGTTTAATCAAAAATTCACACAAAAATATGGTATGAACAGAGTAAGTGTTAACCTAACTGCTTCTAACTTAGGTTTTATAACCCGTTACTCAGGTCCAAATCCAGAAAATGTTACCTCTTTAGGAAGAGATGACTCTGGAGGTTACCCAATTTCAAAACAATTTGCATTAGGCTTAAATATTGAATTTTAA
- a CDS encoding DUF4983 domain-containing protein, whose protein sequence is MKKNIRSVFNIKTISAAFLLGFILLHSACNKNFDNVLPKSFRNDTLGLGSNSKKVLYIILDGVKGSVVSSLAPANLTQITNNAIFSYDGVADYQRNTITNAAAWTTMLTGVDYTKHNVSTETFTGLNLQTTPTLFSGIKSSLGNVRTVSLASTAAFNDNLATDATVKQTLADDAAVKTSVIAELGAGNPSLLVAQFHSAEVAGMANGYTGATTAYTSAINTLDGYVGEILTALRARKTYAQESWLVVVASNKGGAATSGGAPGSNIYADDSRNTFVAFYNPKFKPNAINKPDVTNLPYAGVGAKFNATNAAIQSDANFLNLGTNIEATIRFNIRWDGSTGNSGYPAILQKRGVTNGITAGVPGWAFIKDDGGIISFNASFTGATGNSQAKGPASQKLDDGKWHAVAVRFFNNGTTHTASMFVDGIPAQTANLGLTAGNGNLNTTSPLTFGKYTNVDCFITEFAVYNIAIPNADIIANSKKTPLTPITDPYYNNLVAYFKTSEGVGNVLNDALGKAPAMNLVGTPNWTNYADISPNLSPAISEAAFKAVPNGVDIPVLIYSWLNIAAPAKWSLMGKFYAPVVSYPTN, encoded by the coding sequence ATGAAAAAAAATATAAGATCAGTTTTTAACATAAAAACGATAAGTGCAGCATTCCTTTTAGGGTTTATTTTACTCCACTCGGCCTGCAATAAAAATTTTGATAATGTTTTGCCTAAATCGTTCAGAAACGATACACTTGGCTTAGGCAGCAATTCAAAAAAAGTGTTATACATTATATTGGATGGCGTAAAAGGTTCAGTAGTGAGCAGTTTAGCACCAGCCAATCTCACACAAATTACCAACAATGCCATATTTTCTTATGATGGTGTTGCTGATTACCAGCGTAACACCATTACCAATGCAGCAGCATGGACTACTATGCTTACCGGTGTTGATTATACCAAACACAATGTAAGCACTGAAACTTTTACAGGTTTGAATTTACAAACCACACCGACGTTATTTAGTGGAATAAAATCAAGTTTGGGAAATGTAAGGACAGTTTCTTTAGCTTCAACAGCTGCATTTAACGATAATCTGGCCACTGATGCTACTGTTAAACAAACCCTGGCCGACGATGCCGCAGTTAAAACTTCCGTTATTGCTGAGTTAGGAGCCGGTAATCCTTCATTACTGGTGGCACAATTCCACAGTGCAGAAGTGGCAGGTATGGCCAACGGCTATACCGGGGCTACAACAGCATATACTAGCGCAATTAATACACTAGATGGTTACGTAGGAGAAATTTTGACTGCTTTAAGGGCTAGAAAAACCTATGCGCAGGAAAGCTGGTTAGTAGTGGTGGCCTCAAACAAAGGTGGTGCTGCAACTTCAGGTGGTGCACCAGGTTCAAATATTTATGCAGACGATTCGCGTAATACGTTTGTAGCTTTTTATAACCCCAAATTTAAACCGAATGCCATAAATAAGCCTGATGTAACTAATCTGCCCTATGCAGGAGTTGGCGCAAAGTTTAACGCAACTAATGCTGCGATACAAAGTGACGCCAATTTTTTAAATTTAGGTACAAATATAGAGGCTACCATTCGTTTTAACATCCGTTGGGATGGAAGCACCGGGAATTCAGGTTACCCTGCAATTCTCCAAAAAAGAGGCGTTACCAATGGGATAACGGCAGGAGTACCAGGCTGGGCTTTTATCAAAGATGATGGTGGGATTATTAGTTTTAATGCGAGCTTCACTGGCGCTACCGGAAACTCGCAGGCAAAAGGACCGGCATCTCAAAAACTGGATGATGGAAAATGGCATGCTGTTGCGGTAAGGTTTTTTAATAACGGTACTACCCATACTGCCAGTATGTTTGTTGATGGTATACCTGCGCAAACGGCTAATTTAGGCCTAACTGCAGGCAATGGAAACTTAAATACCACATCACCTTTAACTTTTGGAAAATATACTAATGTTGATTGTTTTATTACCGAATTTGCAGTTTACAATATAGCCATTCCTAATGCTGATATTATTGCAAACAGTAAAAAAACGCCGCTAACACCAATTACTGATCCATATTACAATAATTTAGTAGCTTATTTTAAAACCAGTGAAGGTGTTGGTAATGTATTGAATGATGCCTTAGGTAAAGCTCCCGCAATGAATTTGGTGGGCACACCCAACTGGACAAATTACGCTGATATTTCTCCAAATCTCTCTCCTGCTATATCCGAGGCGGCTTTTAAAGCAGTGCCAAATGGTGTCGATATCCCGGTGTTAATCTACAGTTGGTTAAATATTGCCGCACCAGCTAAATGGTCTTTAATGGGGAAATTTTATGCCCCGGTTGTTTCTTATCCAACCAACTAA
- a CDS encoding RagB/SusD family nutrient uptake outer membrane protein: MATLLLFVAPGCKKFLNVEPIDALSGNNFWQTKKDVEGFTNGIYSRLRNKIGSSVIMPALDVRANFVTTVGTIDNNGNNVFNNLIANNLKAAVNGSTTYDGRLRGIMDWKAWYDIIAASNILYYEVDNVPGNNLSDSERKRYKAEAVFTRNLSYMFICKLFGDAIYYTEAYNSKALPRSPQVEVMKKCIADMNAAKNDLPESYTDASLVGIRPTKASAVALLMHLNMWAAAWDTGDKTGYYKAVLALGEEMSTYKNYTVLPVTVENTKRIFKGRSSENLFSILQDYNYGEIFSSFSNYSYFFSHYPVRGATTKTTSFMTYEKDYINKLFPAGVPDARISTWFENYDAGNNTFQFKKFINVYSTGSGASLTVNSDDSAIIFRLPDALLLAAEAAAELGDDVTAKAYANQVRVAAAAPLLISNGEELKNDIYKERCRELIGEGQFFFDLVRTKRAISTDYSKAVISVSNFNNGAWTWPLLISSAERTANPYLIGNNFWN; this comes from the coding sequence ATGGCTACTTTACTATTGTTCGTAGCCCCAGGGTGTAAGAAGTTTCTTAATGTAGAACCTATTGATGCATTATCTGGAAACAATTTTTGGCAAACCAAAAAAGACGTAGAAGGTTTTACCAATGGAATTTACTCCAGGTTGAGAAATAAAATAGGCTCGAGTGTGATTATGCCAGCGCTCGACGTTCGTGCGAATTTCGTAACAACAGTGGGTACAATTGATAATAACGGAAACAATGTTTTCAATAACTTAATAGCCAATAACTTAAAGGCTGCTGTGAATGGCAGTACCACTTACGATGGCAGATTAAGGGGGATTATGGATTGGAAAGCCTGGTACGATATTATTGCTGCCAGCAATATCCTGTATTATGAGGTAGATAATGTTCCTGGTAACAACCTATCAGATAGCGAGAGAAAAAGGTATAAAGCCGAAGCAGTATTTACGCGTAATTTAAGTTACATGTTTATCTGCAAACTATTTGGCGATGCCATTTACTATACCGAAGCTTATAATAGTAAAGCGTTGCCACGAAGCCCTCAGGTTGAAGTAATGAAAAAATGTATTGCAGATATGAATGCTGCAAAGAACGATCTTCCCGAATCATATACAGATGCTTCTTTAGTTGGTATAAGGCCAACTAAAGCAAGTGCAGTAGCTTTATTAATGCATCTAAATATGTGGGCAGCTGCCTGGGATACCGGAGATAAGACTGGTTATTATAAGGCAGTGCTGGCACTTGGAGAAGAGATGTCCACTTATAAAAATTATACGGTGTTGCCAGTTACTGTAGAAAATACCAAACGGATTTTTAAAGGGCGTTCGAGCGAAAACTTATTTAGTATTTTGCAGGATTACAATTATGGCGAGATATTTTCAAGCTTTTCCAATTATTCATATTTCTTTTCTCATTATCCTGTTCGTGGTGCTACAACTAAAACCACCAGTTTTATGACATATGAAAAAGATTACATCAATAAACTGTTCCCTGCCGGTGTGCCTGATGCAAGGATTAGCACCTGGTTCGAAAATTACGATGCTGGAAATAACACCTTTCAGTTTAAAAAATTCATAAATGTATATTCAACCGGATCAGGAGCAAGTTTAACGGTAAATAGTGATGATAGCGCAATTATTTTCCGCTTGCCCGATGCATTATTATTAGCGGCAGAGGCTGCGGCAGAACTTGGTGATGATGTTACTGCGAAGGCTTACGCCAACCAGGTTAGAGTTGCTGCAGCAGCACCCTTATTAATCTCAAACGGCGAGGAATTGAAAAATGATATTTATAAAGAACGGTGCCGCGAATTAATTGGCGAAGGTCAGTTCTTTTTCGATCTCGTACGCACAAAAAGAGCTATAAGTACTGATTATTCGAAAGCGGTAATCAGTGTGTCTAACTTTAACAACGGTGCATGGACCTGGCCTTTACTCATCAGTAGTGCTGAGCGTACGGCTAATCCATATTTGATAGGTAATAATTTTTGGAATTAA
- a CDS encoding M60 family metallopeptidase: MKINHFTISCAAALLLSLAACKKYGYDIPDGYPDDSQNVAAGKIDTNMKIIDKSMYAKARVFPGLVDQSEPRVQNAKFTLDLNFTDQTADNLRIQVAPEPQYSTGYYAAPGELVKIDVPAGIEGLTVQVGGHTDNLSGKSPLLRDPVIYMRQQLYAGANYVRNLYGGTIYIRAGRAYPNPVEFTITNACVSPDFILGQTVDADWVNKVKASQVPWLELRSKRVIFLVPRDKIVATFSSSEPYTNPTVALGKWNDVFDLDYNAWMGLSDNAADAKDKSPQGPWRGILDIQLSAGYGHSGFPFVGLNDNEWFKGFTSLKNITTSAGQWGSYHEFGHNCQQTKVWSWSTLGETTNNLFSFKVANRIGADYNILHPAVSSGFPQAITYATGTGTKNFDADAAMNDPFKRMTPFVQIFEKYGYGAMTYLYSQARHADRLNNSDITMHNFVYEKLSDYTQTDLGTFFDAWGILISPSVRDKVLAKYPELTTQLWTYNPLNKTGGTGVIPVQTYPYILAISSAQSGDGDPKFLVDGVISNASYWHSQYSPTPTAAQTFPISIVIKAAKLPISIKGVTFAQRQNNSGAYAKDVEIFTSTDGTTYTSVGTTTLPQSTAKYDYNFSAGNVTARYVRVVIKNGANATYTNLSECNIIKP; encoded by the coding sequence ATGAAAATTAATCATTTCACTATATCATGCGCTGCAGCTTTATTATTAAGCCTGGCAGCTTGTAAAAAATATGGTTACGATATACCAGATGGCTATCCTGATGATTCTCAGAATGTAGCAGCAGGTAAAATTGATACCAATATGAAGATAATCGATAAATCGATGTATGCAAAAGCAAGGGTGTTCCCGGGGCTGGTTGATCAATCAGAGCCTCGTGTTCAAAATGCCAAGTTTACCTTAGATTTAAATTTTACCGATCAAACCGCCGATAATTTGCGTATACAGGTAGCGCCTGAGCCACAATACAGTACAGGATATTATGCCGCACCTGGCGAACTGGTTAAAATCGATGTTCCGGCAGGTATTGAAGGTTTAACCGTTCAGGTAGGCGGGCACACCGATAATCTTTCTGGTAAGTCTCCCTTATTGCGCGATCCGGTTATTTACATGCGCCAGCAACTGTATGCTGGTGCAAACTATGTACGTAATTTATATGGTGGTACCATTTATATCCGTGCAGGCAGGGCCTATCCAAATCCGGTAGAGTTTACCATTACCAATGCCTGCGTTTCTCCCGATTTTATTCTCGGCCAAACAGTAGATGCAGATTGGGTAAATAAAGTAAAAGCTTCTCAGGTGCCTTGGTTAGAATTGCGTAGTAAACGCGTAATTTTCCTGGTGCCAAGAGATAAAATTGTAGCAACATTTAGCTCATCAGAGCCATATACTAACCCAACAGTAGCATTGGGCAAGTGGAACGATGTATTCGATTTGGATTACAACGCCTGGATGGGTTTATCAGATAATGCAGCTGATGCAAAAGATAAAAGCCCGCAGGGGCCATGGCGAGGAATATTGGATATTCAGCTATCGGCAGGTTACGGCCATAGTGGTTTCCCTTTTGTGGGTTTAAATGACAATGAATGGTTTAAAGGTTTTACAAGTCTAAAAAACATTACCACCAGTGCAGGTCAATGGGGTTCTTATCACGAGTTTGGGCACAACTGCCAGCAAACTAAAGTTTGGAGCTGGAGTACTTTAGGCGAAACCACCAACAACCTGTTCAGTTTTAAGGTTGCCAATAGGATAGGAGCCGATTATAACATTTTGCACCCGGCAGTTTCAAGCGGTTTCCCTCAGGCCATTACTTACGCTACTGGTACAGGAACCAAAAATTTTGATGCAGATGCGGCAATGAATGATCCGTTTAAACGAATGACACCGTTTGTTCAGATCTTTGAAAAATATGGTTATGGTGCAATGACTTATTTGTATTCGCAAGCCCGCCATGCTGATCGCCTCAATAACAGCGATATTACCATGCATAATTTTGTGTATGAAAAACTTTCTGATTATACGCAAACAGATTTAGGTACATTCTTCGATGCCTGGGGCATTTTAATCAGCCCAAGCGTTAGGGATAAGGTATTGGCTAAATATCCTGAATTAACCACTCAGTTATGGACCTATAATCCATTAAATAAAACAGGTGGTACTGGAGTTATACCTGTTCAAACTTACCCTTATATTTTGGCAATTTCTTCAGCACAATCTGGAGATGGTGATCCAAAGTTTTTAGTCGATGGTGTAATCTCAAATGCCTCTTACTGGCATTCGCAGTATTCTCCAACTCCAACAGCTGCTCAAACTTTTCCAATATCAATTGTAATTAAAGCAGCAAAATTACCGATTAGTATTAAGGGGGTTACTTTTGCCCAAAGACAGAACAATAGCGGCGCATATGCTAAAGATGTAGAAATTTTTACCAGCACCGATGGTACAACTTACACTTCAGTAGGTACTACTACGCTACCTCAAAGTACCGCTAAATACGACTATAATTTCTCTGCAGGTAATGTAACTGCCCGTTATGTAAGAGTGGTAATTAAAAATGGTGCAAATGCAACGTACACCAACCTGTCTGAATGTAATATCATTAAACCTTAA